One Curtobacterium sp. MCLR17_007 DNA window includes the following coding sequences:
- the nrdI gene encoding class Ib ribonucleoside-diphosphate reductase assembly flavoprotein NrdI: MSRLVYFSSVSGYTARFIEKLGRDADRIPLYPSEPFLHVDEPYVLVLPTYGGGNGEGAVPKQVIKFLNDEHNRSLIRGVVVGGNTNFGEAYGLAGDVVARKCHVPVLYRFELFGTPDDVSAVNSGLDAFWTQQLQTSI; the protein is encoded by the coding sequence ATGAGCCGACTCGTCTACTTCTCGAGCGTGTCCGGGTACACCGCACGCTTCATCGAGAAGCTCGGCCGCGACGCGGACCGGATCCCGCTCTACCCGAGCGAACCGTTCCTGCACGTGGACGAACCGTACGTCCTCGTCCTCCCCACCTACGGTGGCGGCAACGGCGAGGGAGCGGTCCCCAAGCAGGTCATCAAGTTCCTCAACGACGAACACAACCGGTCACTGATCCGGGGCGTCGTCGTCGGGGGGAACACGAACTTCGGTGAGGCCTACGGGCTGGCGGGCGACGTGGTCGCTCGCAAGTGCCACGTGCCCGTGCTCTACCGCTTCGAACTCTTCGGCACGCCGGACGACGTGTCCGCGGTCAACTCAGGATTGGATGCATTTTGGACGCAGCAGTTGCAGACGTCGATCTGA
- the nrdH gene encoding glutaredoxin-like protein NrdH: MAVTVYTKPSCVQCTATYRALDNKGIEYEVHDVSTDEAALEHVKSLGYLQAPVVVTDDDHWSGFRPDKIATLSAELA, translated from the coding sequence ATGGCCGTCACCGTCTACACCAAGCCGTCCTGCGTCCAGTGCACCGCGACGTACCGGGCCCTCGACAACAAGGGCATCGAGTACGAGGTGCACGACGTCTCCACGGACGAAGCCGCGCTCGAGCACGTCAAGAGCCTCGGCTACCTGCAGGCCCCCGTCGTCGTCACCGACGACGACCACTGGTCGGGCTTCCGCCCCGACAAGATCGCCACGCTCAGCGCCGAACTGGCGTAA